From the genome of bacterium:
TTTGATGATTAATTCATTTCCTCGCGGAATAACCTTAGTAGAACGACAATTTTTTCGAATAATCTTTAAGTTTTCATCATTGCTTCCTAATAAATTTACAGCTTCCTCATTACTTAATAAAGTAATCCTTTTTTCCAAAACTACCTCTTCTTAAGTCTTTAACTGATCTGGTTTTTTAAGAGAAGTAACTACCTCTGTCTTGATATAAAGTTCTCTTAACTGAGTTTCACTAACTTCAAAAGGAGCATTAGTTAGCAAGCAAGTTCCACTTTGAGTCTTAGGAAAGGCAATAACATCTCGAATAGAATTAAGATTAAGAATGGCAGCTAATAAGCGATCTAATCCTAAAGCAATGCCCCCGTGAGGTGGAGCCCCATATTCAAAAGCTTCTAATAAGAAACCAAATTTTTCATCAGCTTCTCTTGAGGAAATCCCTAAGAGTTTAAATATTTTTTCTTGTAATTCTTTTTTATGAATCCTGATACTTCCTCCTCCAACTTCTCCACCATTTAAGACTAAATCATAGGCCTTAGCTTTTACTTTTTCAGGAGCTACTTCTATTAAGTTAAGACTCTCTTTGGTGGGCGAGGTAAAAGGATGGTGGGTAGAAACCCACTTTTTTTCCTCTGGGTTAGGTTCAAATAAAGGAAAATCTACTACCCATAAAAATTTATATAATTTAGGATCTATCAAGTTTAATTCTTTGCCTAAATATAAACGTAAATTAGATAGAGATAAATTAACAATTTTGGGCGTATCTGCCACAAAGAAGAGGATATCTCCATCGGTAGCTTCCATTTCTCGGTAAACATGGTCTAATATTTCTTGACTAAAAAATTTAACAATAGGAGATTCTAAGGTTTTTCCTGTTACTTTGAAAAAAGCTAATCCCTTAGCTCCATAACTATTGACTAAAGAAGTTAACTCTTCTATCTCTTTTCGAGAAAGATTTGCTTTTTGAGGAACCCTTATCCCTTTTATTATTCCTTGATCTTCAATGACCTTCTTAAAGACTTGAAAATTAGAATCTTTAACTAATTTAGTAATATCCTTTAATTTTAAATTAAATCTTAGGTCAGGTTTATCATTACCATAACTATTTAAAGCTTCTTGGTAACTTACTCTTGGAAAAGGAACTTCTATCTCTTGCTCAAAGACTATTTTAAATACCTCCTTTAACATCTCTTCAATCGTGGTTAAGATATCTTCTGTATCGACAAAGGACATTTCTATATCTATTTGGGTAAATTCCCCTTGACGGTCTGCTCGCAGGTCCTCATCTCGAAAGCATCGGGCTATTTGGAAATAACGTTCCATTCCAGAAACCATTAAGATTTGTTTAAATAATTGGGGAGATTGAGGAAGAGCATAAAATTTTCCAGGATGCAGCCTGCTTGGTACTAAGAAATCTCTGGCTCCTTCAGGAGTGCTTTTAATAAGCATCGGTGTTTCAATCTCGATAAAATTTCGCTTATCTAAAAAATTTCTAACTACCTGCACCGTCTTATGTCTCTTTAATAAGT
Proteins encoded in this window:
- the aspS gene encoding aspartate--tRNA ligase, with product MEVYRNANCGELRITNLEKEVILSGWVQRRRDHGGLIFVDLRDSSGIVQVVFSPEVNSPAHLLAHKIRSEYVIKVKGIVLARPKGTINLNLTTGEIEVYAEELILLNESKVLPFLIEEEAEVSEDIRLKYRYLDLRRLKMRNYLLKRHKTVQVVRNFLDKRNFIEIETPMLIKSTPEGARDFLVPSRLHPGKFYALPQSPQLFKQILMVSGMERYFQIARCFRDEDLRADRQGEFTQIDIEMSFVDTEDILTTIEEMLKEVFKIVFEQEIEVPFPRVSYQEALNSYGNDKPDLRFNLKLKDITKLVKDSNFQVFKKVIEDQGIIKGIRVPQKANLSRKEIEELTSLVNSYGAKGLAFFKVTGKTLESPIVKFFSQEILDHVYREMEATDGDILFFVADTPKIVNLSLSNLRLYLGKELNLIDPKLYKFLWVVDFPLFEPNPEEKKWVSTHHPFTSPTKESLNLIEVAPEKVKAKAYDLVLNGGEVGGGSIRIHKKELQEKIFKLLGISSREADEKFGFLLEAFEYGAPPHGGIALGLDRLLAAILNLNSIRDVIAFPKTQSGTCLLTNAPFEVSETQLRELYIKTEVVTSLKKPDQLKT